The genomic interval CAGGGGCAGGGCCGGATTCCGTAAAGGGAGTGATCTCTACGCCAAGGATTGATAACTCCCTCCTGATACTTTCGCGGTATGTTTCCAGACTAAAAGGGATTTTATGGCGGGTAAGGACGGATATTTTCATTTAATTCGCAAATGATTAATGTGCACACCAATAGTTTAAATCTCTTCCCAGCATATCGCTCAACTGTTTGATTTCAGGTTTAAATTCATCCTGCAATCTCTTTCGTAATTCCGGTCTCATGGGAATACGGGATTCGTACCGGATATTGAAATTCCACATGCCCTTTCTCATTCTGCTGCGAATTGCGTGGGGTATTAATCTTCTTGACATATTCAGTAAAAAGGGAGGGGGGTTTTGCAGTAAATTTCTTAAAAAAACGCTTTTTGCGCGTTTGTTTGGGTTAATCAATTTTGTATCATTGCTGATATCTTCATTCACCCCCAAAAAGCGGAAGGTATCCTGTAAGGATGTTTGGGGATTATTCTTTATATCGTCAAAAATAATGAATTGAATGGCTTTCTTATCAAATATTTCAAAATATCGTTTTATCTGTTGCGTGTATTTTGCCGTTTCACGATATAAAAGACCTTCCACAGGATAAGCGTTTTTCGGTAAGAATAACCCTTTTTTCCTCAAATCCTCTTTTCTAAGGGCATCTTCAAAATCAATAATATCCTCGCATCCATTATACAGGTATTGACTGTGTAAGGAGTATATCATATCGACGGGATTTCTAAGCATAATGATAATTTGCGCCGAAGGGTAAAAAGCCTTTATCTCACGCGCCGCCTGTTTTGAATAAAGATACCATACGGACGCCTCTCCTATTCTCCTTTCATTTTCCGCGTTTTGAAAAAAAGACAGATAGGTTGTTGTGTCTCTGACAAAATCAGGATGATATATATCCGTCCCGAAATGATGCAATTCCTTTCTCTCCGGCATGAAGATTTCAGGGTGGTTTTTAAGGTGGCTATATAAAAATGTCGTCCCGCATTTTGGTGCGCCCACGATAAAAAAATCAGGTTGTTTCATAATGAATAAAGGCTTTTAAAAATCATCATCGTCCAGGTCGTCATCAAGGTCGAAGTCATCGGCTCCTTTTTCAGTGGTTCTGTTATATTCCGGCATTTGTATTTCTTTGATGGCGTCCTGATTCCTTCTAAACCATTCTATTGACCCCAAACCTATAATTTCGCCATGCCCCATTGCCGCTATAACCTCTTCCCCGTAATTGCCTGCAGCGACATAGTCTTCAAAGAAGACGATTGTTGTTATTTTATCGGAACAGTGGTTAAGCATATAATTTCCTGCGCTATCCGGCAAGGTTCTTAACCCCTTTTCCGCAATCATTATCCACTGACAATTTGATTGCAGCGCATTAAGTAATGCCAGCGAAAATTTCAGGCACGGGTCTATCCTTCTCCAAATATCAGGCGATAAAGATGTATCCAAGTTGTCAGGCATCTGTGCGTTGTATTTATCCCACAGGCCCATTTTTGTTAAATCTTTTTGTAAATTATCGGTGGTGTATTTTTCTGAGAAACCCAGGGATTCCCGTAAAGAACGGTTCGGGAGAAATTCATAATCCGCAGTTACAAACCACATGGATTCAAGGGCGGTTTTTGTCTTCTCCACAGAATGCCCGAGTATGCAATCGGTCAAAAATCCCAATGTATAACGATTTAATGTAACTGTGCTCAGGAGTCCCATACGGCTTCCTGCCTTTAGCTCCCCGTATTCAAGAGAACCTTCTATTGCAGGATGAGTAGTTGTTGGGACAATGATATAGCTTGCCGGTGGAACTGCCCCTGTCTTTGGGGTAATGACTGTAGCGCAGAGAAACTGGAAATATCTTCTGATTTGCGGATAAAGGCGGTTGATACCGGTTGCCTTTCTGTTTACCTGCCGCATATTTGTCAACATAAAGCGCAGCGCTATTAAATAGACAATTAATTCGCCCCACCCTTTGCCTTCAGAAATAATAGATCTGCCCATGATGAGCAATATTAAAAAAATCGCCAGTGCGAAGACAATGTTGCTGATTAACTGGCTATACTCCAGGGATCTCAACCTTCCCTCATAGGCATCGTGAAATTTCTTTATTGCCCCGGAGGAAAAAAGGGTTTTCCCCAGCCATTGTTCGTTTTCATGCGCTGAGACGTGCAATGTCTTTTGCCGCTGAATAATTTTTAAATATTCCCTGCTTGTTCCTTTTGCGAATTTTTCCAGTGATGACGAATTTCTCGCCGCATAAACACTTACTTTATAAAGAAATATGGCAGAAATGCCCATAAGGGTAAAGTTTAAAAGTGTTAAAAGCGTGTTGATGTATAATAATGTAGCAATGGCGACCATGAAAGTGACCAAAGGTATGATCGTATCAAGTATCATCCATAATGCCCTGCTGCAGAACCTTGAATCCCTTCTTGCCAGCCGCACGATAATTTTGTCGTTGCTGAAATCCTGCTCAAGGGATGTTCCGATTTTAAAGCCTGAGCCGAAGTGCAGAAATATTCTCTTTGTACAAAATTCTTCGTATTTTCTCCTTAGTTTTAAGCCATTAGAGTTTGAAAAATAAATAGCCCATGCGGCGATCAACAGCGAGAACAGGATTGATAATCCGCATAAAATAAGAAATACATTAGATGTTCGTGCATTGAATTCATAGTGGAGGAGTTTTATGGTGCTGCCGCTTTGCATAGCCTTGGCGTAATAAATTGCAAGGCCAATAGTCCATACCTGAAATGATACCCCGATAAAATTGGTAAAAAGGATGAGGAATGATTCTTTCCTGAACCGCCAGATAGAATCTCCTATTAGCCATTTAAGCACCAAACGGTACTGATCGAAGGTTTTCATAAAACCGTCGTATCGTGTCTTTAAAAAGCAGTAGATGTTCATAGTGTAATTGAATTAAGGAATGCAGAGAAAATGGTGAAAGGGGGAGGGCGTTTTATTTTTTATATCCCCAGAAATCGCAGTAGTGCGGCATTAAGTCGATAATTTTGGTTGCCTCGGCAACTAACCTTTTATCCGGCTCCTGCTGCCAGCGATGTACCCTTTTGTCAGTGATGATGTTGCCATGCAGTTCATATTCATCCTTCCGTTTAACGTTTGCCGCATTAAAACTCCCGATGTCTCCGGTATCTGGGATTTCACTTTCCAGGAAGGTCTTTATTTTTTGATATATTTCTGTATTTGTACATAATTCTTCATATTTTACCTTTATGCAGTTTGCCTGTTCAGCCATTTCCAATTGTCTGTTAAACTCATTGTTAAGGTGTGTCGATAATGTTTCCGGCGTTAATTCTTTTTTCCAGCTTCCCTTCCCCTGTTTTTTCCGGTAATAAAGGGAAACATATATATCCCGTGGGTCTCTTGCCGTCAGGATAAACCGTATATCTTCAAATACCCGATAATAATTTTGCCAGCCGCGGTGATGGATTTCTTTTACTCCCAACTGATGGATGTGAGGGGCAAGGTTTGGCATTATTTGGCTTTTCAAGGCATTGATAAGGGAATTATCTTCTTCATCCATATATTTTTGTTTAAATGCCTTGAGATCAATCCCCAATTGTAAAAACAATGTATAATCATTTTCCTGTATGCGGAATTTGTTTTTCCCCAAATTCGGTTCCCGAAGAATAAAAGAATAAGGCAGCATGGTTAATGCCTCGCTGAGTACAGTGCCGCCTGTTCTTCTTAGTGAGGCGATGTAAATAAAGGGTTTTTTTTGCATAAAATTATATCTTTCTGGGTAACAGTTTACCCACCCCTAAATCCCCTCCCAGGAGGGGACTTCTTGTATTCCACTCCTGGGAGGGGATTTAGGGGTGGGTTTTTTTCAAATACCGGGACAATCCGGAAGGGGTGAACTGTTGCCTTCCTGAAAATTATACATCAACTACATGCCAATAATCCATGCACACATACGGCTATATCCTGAGAATATTGAAAAAGGTCGAGAAGCCTTCCTTTTTCAATATCAATTTCCGCAATAGTCGCAGGAGAAAATCCCACAAGGATACGGGATTGACCGGCAGGGCAAAGTCCGCGCAAGAATAACGGGCTTTTAATCTCATGCTCCATGTTTAAAAAACGTGAAAGAAAGTGAATGCCTCTGAAAAAAGAAGATGACTTTGCCTTAGAAGATTTGATTGCAAGTTTGTATAGGGCATTTATTTCAGGAAAGTCTAATAAAGATAAAGCCTTGATCAATGTGCCGTTCTGTGTATAGACCATAACCCTTTTTCCCTGGGTGTCATTAATTATTATTTTATCTTCAAAAAACACAAGATTATGGCATCCTTTTATAGAGGGGTCTTCCAGTACAAGGCGATTTGTTGTCGTATTGTAAACGGCGCCAAACCGGTTAAAGAGGACGTATAACTCATTATTATGCACTGCAACTGCATTTAAATGCGTATGGCTTGGCTGTCTGGCGGGCAAGACTTTAAGCCACAGCAGTCTGTTGTCGGTTGTTTTATCAATTTTCAACGGTGAGAGGGAAAAATGCTTCTGCAGGGTTGGACTTTCTCTTGCCCACCAGGATTTGATGGAATTTCCTTGTGTATCAATGCCAATCACGCAATCTATTGCGGTGGAGGTAAGCCAAATTACGTTATCATGATGAAAAATCTCATGCAATCCGACAAACAAATTATTTGATATCTTCCCTTTTGGCGTAAGGGAGAGGTCAAAAAGAATCAGGCTATGGTAGGTTGCGACATAGATTGTATCATTAATCTTAACGATGCCCCTTCCGCCCCTTGAGTTGCCCCGTGGGTTAGCATCGTCTTTTTCTGTAATAAGCGGATCGGTAGGCGATAACGTTGTTTTCCTCTTTATTTTTTTGGTTGCCCAGTCAATGCTAACCAATTCCCCGCCCTGTGCAATAGGCCCCTGTCGTACCACCGTGCTAAAATAAACTTCCATTCACTTATATCTCCGCAAAAAAGTATTTAAACCAAAACAACATTTTACAGGCCAAAGGCGTCTTTTGCATGTTTTATCGTATTTTCCCATGAAAAGATTTTTTGTGAGGCCACCGTATTTCTTGCATATGCTTCGACCGTTTCCGGATCGGATAATTCCGCTATTGCACGTGTAAGGTCTTCAACATCAGGGTCAAAGTAGGGAATACCGGAAGCGGTGTAGCCTGTCTTGTGTGATTTAACGAGGATGCCATTATACCGGTCTTGTATCACCTCATTATGGGGCGGGATGTTGTTGGTGATTGTGGGTAATCCGAAAGAGACTGCCTCATAAAAATGCTGTCCTAACCCTTCCCACCTGCTTGGTGCGAGGCACACATGGCATGATGAAAACAAATCATAATATTCCTTTGCGGATAAATCTTCTTTAATGTGTATAATTCTTTTATCAGTAAAATCATCAATATGTTCCGTATTTGACCGCTCCCCCTGCGCCTTGATAATGAGCCTTATATTGGGATTTTGTACTTGTGTAAAGGCCTTGACTGTTTTTCGTATGGGCTTTCTGCCGCCCTGAAAGCCGCCAGGAAAATAAAAATAAATGGCGTCTCCCCGTTTTTTCGACACGGAATTAAGAAGTTCCGGATGGCATCCCCACGGCACCCACGGGCTGTCAACGCCAAAGTCGGCGTATCGTGTGCATTCGCATTTGTTTAAAGAATAAATTATGTCATATGCGTCGATGGCGCCTTTCATGGGGCGTATGCCTGAATTACTTAATAAACACCTTCCTGCCATTTTCCACATAAATGGTTTCAACGGTATTTTTTTATAACCGGTTAGGTGTTGTATCCCGAAACTTTCCCAGATAAATCTTCCGATGGTCTTTATCCCCATTGCGCGTAACGCCGCAATTTCCTTAAATTGCAAATTTGAATCAAAGAATATCAGATCGAGTGAATTGTGAACAGCCCATTCTTTGTATTCTTTTAAGGGGATTACAAAATTAGAGGCATGGGCAACGCCTTCCTGTTCCCATACATCTGATTTGGCAATGAATTTTGGCAGGGCGTCATTATCCCTTGTGGGCCTTGCAAGCACAAAGGTCTTGTGTCCAAGTTCATCTAATATAGAGCGCAGATAACGTGAAACAGTAGCCTGTCCTCTGTTTAACCAGGTGCTGACTATGCCGATATGCATCATTTTGCCTTTCTTTAATTTTACTATCGTCAAACAAATCGTAAAAGCTGAGGATACGTTAATGCCGGCGGTGTGCAATGAGTTCTCTTACTTTCGGATGTTTTATTTTTTATATGACTGTGCCGCAGTTGTTCTCAAGAGGTTTTTAATATGAATTTCAAAATATAATTGCAATATTTTGCATATTGATTTATAGCATCTCCGACTGTTTTATAGATAATACTTTTATCTAAATTGTTATATTCATGAACAATTGCATTTCTAAATCCGGCGCTTTTCGAGATTTCTTCGGCAAAATCCCTCTGCAAAACATTCAAGTCAGCAAGGAGTAAGAATGTGTCTCTATATGTCTTTGGCGCTTCCATATCCGGTCTGGCCAATTCAGAAATAAGGTGCTCATTAATATCGATAGCCCTGCCAATGATCTCCATTAAGATATTTTTTAGCGCCGCATACTTTATAAAATCTTCCGCAATCTGGCTAATTGTAAAATCATAGAATATCTTTAATCTTTCCAAATCACGGGTAATTAAATTCAGTTTTTCTTTTAAAAATTCTTTATCAATCATCTGAAATACTAAACGCCTAAATTTTGCAGCCGTTTCTTAATAAGCACTTCTTTTAACCTTAAAAGGTCTTGGCTATCATAATAATCGCGGAAGGCATAGGATTTAAAAGAATTATAATCATAACTCTTACCGTAAAGCAGAACTCCTTTACTCATTACCTGATAACGAAACAGGGAATTGGTATTATGAAGGGATTTTACATCTATTTCCTTAACTTTAAATATTTCAGCAAATTCGTTATTCAAATCAATCAGATTTTCAAAGGTGATGGGTCTTGTTCCCAAAACAGCAATATCAATATCACTTTCTTTACAAGTTCGCCCGCTTGCATGAGAACCATAAAGTATAACTAACAAGAGGTTGTATTTCCTGGCAATATGATCAATTTCAGGCTTTGACATTAAAATGTTCATCAGTGGCCTCTCTCTCTCTTTATAATCTAAAAGTCTTTTTTATATGTTCGGTGGTGGTATTCCATGAATATTTTTTTTGCAATTGTATCGTATTGTTTGAGAGTTCCGTTATTTTATTTACGTCAGACAGTTCCTCTATTGCCCTTGCAAGGTCATCCACATCAGGGTCGTAGATGGGTATTCCCGATTGTTTATAACCAATTTTTACCGATTTTACAAGCAGCCCATTCTTTCCGTCTTCAATGACTTCATTGTGAGGGGGGATGTTATTGGTGATTGTGGGCAATCCGAAGGAGATTGTTTCATAAAAATGTTGCCCTAAACCTTCCCATCTGCTTGGCGCCAAACATACATGACAGGAGGAGAATAAATTATAATATTCCTTTGCGGGCAGGTCTTTCACTATTTTTATGAGTCGTGTATCCGGGAAGTCTTCAATATTCTCGGTCGTTGTCCTTGTTCCCTGTGCTTTAATAATCAGGCGAATGTCAGGATTTTTTACCTTCATAAAGGCTTCAACCGTCTTTCTCATCGGTTTTCTCGCCCCCTGAAAACCGCCCGGAAAGAAAAAATAAATAGCATCTTCACGTTTTTGCGGTTTTACTGCAAGTAGTTCCGGATGGCAGCCCCATTGGATCCAGGGGCTGTCAATCCCAAAGTCTTTGTATCGCGCCTGTTCACATTTTGTGAGAGAATAGACGATATCAAATGCCTCCTTTGCACCAATGACGTCCTTGTTGGTAAAGCACTCCCGCATATACCGGCAAAAAGCCTTCATATCCCTTGTCCGAAGGATTGTTTTAAGGCCTTTTGCATGTTTTTCTCCAAAACCTTCCCAGACGAAACGGCCAAAGGTTTTAATGCCCTTTGACCGCAGATATTTAATCTTGTCATACTCATTGTTTTCATCAAAAAAAATGATCTGGATGGCATTTTTTTCTATCCAGGAGAGATATTCTTCTAAGGGGATGAAAAAACGAGACGCCCTGGTAACGTCCCCCTGGTTCCATACGTCAGCCGTAGAGATAAAATTGGGCAAATCATCGGTATCGCTTGTGGGGCGGGCAAGTACGAATGTGTGATGTCCCAAATTGTCAAAAACAGACCTGAGATAACGGGACACCGTGCTTTGTCCCCTATTCCACCAGGAGCTAACTATTCCTATGCTGAGTTTTTTCATCGGCGAAAAAAATGGGTAAGGTTGTTGTACCATCGTTGCGTGTTCATAAGCTTAAGACAATCGTGATATCCTGCCTGTTCAAGTGCTTCTCTCATATTGAGGAGGGTAAAACCTTTTCTCCAGTAATTACTGGATGGGGCAAATAGCGTTACCTTTTTTTTCACATGTTCTGTCGTCCATTGAAGAACGTTACCGGGTAATGTTCTTTCCATAAAATCATAGAGCAATTTCAGTGTTTCATGCGGTTCCGCTATTAAATCCTCATTGCGTAATAAAAGAAAATTTTTCCCGAATGTTTTCCTGCCTGCCTCGTGTGTTTGCTGAAAGGTATATTTCCAAATCATTAAAACCTTCAAATAGTCGTTGCAATTTTTCATATGGGCATATTCGGGTGTTTTTATCAATAATTTATAAAGTTCGTAACTTCCCCACGGATTCCTTTCGATGATGGTTTTGAAAAAGGTTTTTTTCGTAGAATACTTTTCTCTGTGTTTCTGTTCTCTGCCAAAAATATACGACGTGGTGATTGCACGCGGGTCCCGAACGATAAGGATGAGTTTTGAATCCGGGTCGATTCT from Candidatus Kuenenia stuttgartiensis carries:
- a CDS encoding sulfotransferase family protein codes for the protein MKQPDFFIVGAPKCGTTFLYSHLKNHPEIFMPERKELHHFGTDIYHPDFVRDTTTYLSFFQNAENERRIGEASVWYLYSKQAAREIKAFYPSAQIIIMLRNPVDMIYSLHSQYLYNGCEDIIDFEDALRKEDLRKKGLFLPKNAYPVEGLLYRETAKYTQQIKRYFEIFDKKAIQFIIFDDIKNNPQTSLQDTFRFLGVNEDISNDTKLINPNKRAKSVFLRNLLQNPPPFLLNMSRRLIPHAIRSRMRKGMWNFNIRYESRIPMRPELRKRLQDEFKPEIKQLSDMLGRDLNYWCAH
- a CDS encoding ABC transporter ATP-binding protein; the protein is MKTFDQYRLVLKWLIGDSIWRFRKESFLILFTNFIGVSFQVWTIGLAIYYAKAMQSGSTIKLLHYEFNARTSNVFLILCGLSILFSLLIAAWAIYFSNSNGLKLRRKYEEFCTKRIFLHFGSGFKIGTSLEQDFSNDKIIVRLARRDSRFCSRALWMILDTIIPLVTFMVAIATLLYINTLLTLLNFTLMGISAIFLYKVSVYAARNSSSLEKFAKGTSREYLKIIQRQKTLHVSAHENEQWLGKTLFSSGAIKKFHDAYEGRLRSLEYSQLISNIVFALAIFLILLIMGRSIISEGKGWGELIVYLIALRFMLTNMRQVNRKATGINRLYPQIRRYFQFLCATVITPKTGAVPPASYIIVPTTTHPAIEGSLEYGELKAGSRMGLLSTVTLNRYTLGFLTDCILGHSVEKTKTALESMWFVTADYEFLPNRSLRESLGFSEKYTTDNLQKDLTKMGLWDKYNAQMPDNLDTSLSPDIWRRIDPCLKFSLALLNALQSNCQWIMIAEKGLRTLPDSAGNYMLNHCSDKITTIVFFEDYVAAGNYGEEVIAAMGHGEIIGLGSIEWFRRNQDAIKEIQMPEYNRTTEKGADDFDLDDDLDDDDF
- a CDS encoding sulfotransferase; translation: MQKKPFIYIASLRRTGGTVLSEALTMLPYSFILREPNLGKNKFRIQENDYTLFLQLGIDLKAFKQKYMDEEDNSLINALKSQIMPNLAPHIHQLGVKEIHHRGWQNYYRVFEDIRFILTARDPRDIYVSLYYRKKQGKGSWKKELTPETLSTHLNNEFNRQLEMAEQANCIKVKYEELCTNTEIYQKIKTFLESEIPDTGDIGSFNAANVKRKDEYELHGNIITDKRVHRWQQEPDKRLVAEATKIIDLMPHYCDFWGYKK
- a CDS encoding glycosyltransferase, which gives rise to MMHIGIVSTWLNRGQATVSRYLRSILDELGHKTFVLARPTRDNDALPKFIAKSDVWEQEGVAHASNFVIPLKEYKEWAVHNSLDLIFFDSNLQFKEIAALRAMGIKTIGRFIWESFGIQHLTGYKKIPLKPFMWKMAGRCLLSNSGIRPMKGAIDAYDIIYSLNKCECTRYADFGVDSPWVPWGCHPELLNSVSKKRGDAIYFYFPGGFQGGRKPIRKTVKAFTQVQNPNIRLIIKAQGERSNTEHIDDFTDKRIIHIKEDLSAKEYYDLFSSCHVCLAPSRWEGLGQHFYEAVSFGLPTITNNIPPHNEVIQDRYNGILVKSHKTGYTASGIPYFDPDVEDLTRAIAELSDPETVEAYARNTVASQKIFSWENTIKHAKDAFGL
- the hepT gene encoding type VII toxin-antitoxin system HepT family RNase toxin encodes the protein MIDKEFLKEKLNLITRDLERLKIFYDFTISQIAEDFIKYAALKNILMEIIGRAIDINEHLISELARPDMEAPKTYRDTFLLLADLNVLQRDFAEEISKSAGFRNAIVHEYNNLDKSIIYKTVGDAINQYAKYCNYILKFILKTS
- the mntA gene encoding type VII toxin-antitoxin system MntA family adenylyltransferase antitoxin; the encoded protein is MNILMSKPEIDHIARKYNLLLVILYGSHASGRTCKESDIDIAVLGTRPITFENLIDLNNEFAEIFKVKEIDVKSLHNTNSLFRYQVMSKGVLLYGKSYDYNSFKSYAFRDYYDSQDLLRLKEVLIKKRLQNLGV
- a CDS encoding glycosyltransferase gives rise to the protein MSRYLRSVFDNLGHHTFVLARPTSDTDDLPNFISTADVWNQGDVTRASRFFIPLEEYLSWIEKNAIQIIFFDENNEYDKIKYLRSKGIKTFGRFVWEGFGEKHAKGLKTILRTRDMKAFCRYMRECFTNKDVIGAKEAFDIVYSLTKCEQARYKDFGIDSPWIQWGCHPELLAVKPQKREDAIYFFFPGGFQGARKPMRKTVEAFMKVKNPDIRLIIKAQGTRTTTENIEDFPDTRLIKIVKDLPAKEYYNLFSSCHVCLAPSRWEGLGQHFYETISFGLPTITNNIPPHNEVIEDGKNGLLVKSVKIGYKQSGIPIYDPDVDDLARAIEELSDVNKITELSNNTIQLQKKYSWNTTTEHIKKTFRL
- a CDS encoding sulfotransferase, whose amino-acid sequence is MNVFIQGMRRSGTTIVYDILCQDKNLDLYYEPFAAGRIPKHGGGSGIQNVDLFEKIRKCREDFQKTYPLLKDIDLLNYGTPRDASLELERDLPQYCIDYIKYLISRSEDTVIKFTRMYTKIPVLKRIDPDSKLILIVRDPRAITTSYIFGREQKHREKYSTKKTFFKTIIERNPWGSYELYKLLIKTPEYAHMKNCNDYLKVLMIWKYTFQQTHEAGRKTFGKNFLLLRNEDLIAEPHETLKLLYDFMERTLPGNVLQWTTEHVKKKVTLFAPSSNYWRKGFTLLNMREALEQAGYHDCLKLMNTQRWYNNLTHFFRR